The following coding sequences lie in one Nitratireductor mangrovi genomic window:
- a CDS encoding TRAP transporter small permease subunit codes for MPDVLRRYVRMVDAVNRVVGLFAMYLIFAMMGVLLYSSVMKAVAIPPLWTLEMAQFLMVGYYMLGGGWSLQNDAHVRMDLVYAQWSPRRRAAIDSVTILFLIFYLGMLLYGGISSTGYALRYGEQSYSAWAPYMAPIKIIMCIGIVFMILQAVAQLIRDVAAARGRELS; via the coding sequence GTGCCTGACGTGCTGCGCCGCTACGTACGCATGGTCGACGCGGTCAATCGCGTCGTCGGCCTGTTCGCGATGTACCTGATTTTCGCGATGATGGGCGTTCTGCTCTATTCATCCGTGATGAAGGCCGTGGCCATCCCGCCGCTTTGGACGCTGGAGATGGCCCAGTTCCTCATGGTTGGTTACTACATGCTCGGCGGCGGCTGGTCGTTGCAGAACGATGCCCATGTACGCATGGACCTGGTCTACGCGCAATGGAGCCCGCGGCGGCGGGCGGCCATCGACAGCGTCACGATCCTGTTTCTGATCTTCTATCTCGGCATGCTGCTTTATGGCGGCATCTCCAGCACCGGCTACGCACTGCGGTATGGCGAGCAGAGCTATTCGGCCTGGGCGCCCTACATGGCGCCGATCAAGATCATCATGTGCATCGGTATCGTCTTCATGATCCTGCAGGCGGTGGCGCAGCTCATACGGGACGTCGCGGCAGCGCGCGGCAGGGAGCTGTCATGA
- a CDS encoding N-formylglutamate amidohydrolase codes for MGTAQASEVGEEFEAVRVTREDAAGQLVILCDHASNFVPDELGSLGLGAADLARHIAWDPGALPVARLMAERLDAVLVESGVSRLVVDCNRACDARDLVPAISEATAVPGNLAIDAEERTRRIALAHTPFHAAVDRVLAGREAAGRGAAVISVHTFTPVYNGVKRPWHVGILHDDDERLAGPMLEALSQLDGVAVGDNQPYSPADGVYYSLERHARARGLPCAMIEIRNDEVATGAGQTLWADRLVAVLAQTGYAA; via the coding sequence ATGGGAACGGCGCAGGCAAGCGAGGTCGGGGAGGAGTTCGAGGCGGTGCGGGTGACGCGCGAGGACGCCGCCGGCCAGCTTGTGATCCTGTGCGATCATGCTTCCAATTTCGTGCCCGACGAATTGGGCTCGCTTGGCCTCGGCGCCGCCGACCTTGCCAGGCATATTGCCTGGGATCCTGGCGCGCTTCCGGTGGCCCGGCTGATGGCGGAGCGCCTCGACGCCGTACTCGTCGAGTCAGGGGTTTCGCGACTGGTTGTCGACTGCAACAGGGCCTGCGATGCGCGGGATCTTGTTCCGGCGATCAGCGAGGCTACGGCGGTGCCGGGTAATCTGGCGATCGACGCGGAAGAACGGACGCGGCGCATAGCGCTGGCGCATACGCCGTTTCACGCGGCGGTGGATCGGGTGCTGGCAGGGCGTGAAGCGGCCGGCAGGGGTGCTGCCGTCATTTCGGTTCACACCTTCACCCCAGTCTACAATGGGGTTAAGCGCCCTTGGCATGTCGGTATCCTGCACGATGACGACGAGCGCCTCGCGGGACCGATGCTCGAAGCCCTGTCGCAACTTGATGGCGTGGCGGTGGGTGACAACCAGCCCTACTCCCCGGCCGACGGTGTCTACTATTCGCTTGAACGACACGCGCGGGCGCGAGGGCTACCTTGCGCGATGATCGAAATCCGCAATGATGAGGTCGCGACCGGGGCGGGCCAGACGCTATGGGCCGACCGGCTCGTGGCAGTTCTCGCACAGACGGGATATGCGGCATGA